The Cupriavidus necator N-1 DNA window GCATTGCCGCCTGCCATAACGATTAGATCGCCGGCACGGGGCAGAGGTTCAGCCCTTTCCAGCGCTATTGGTTGTGCGCTGCCACAGCGCGGCTTCGAACTCGAAGCTGTCGCGTTGCTGCAGGTCGTCGCGCTGCCAGATCACGCGGTCGCGGCGTACCGTCAGCATCCAGGTGGTGGTGGCCAGCGGCGCCGGGTGGGAGAACGCGCGCGGGGTCAGCACCGCGCCGCAGGGGCCATGCTGGGGATCGCGCACGGAGGTGTAGCGGATCATGCCAAGGCCGGCCTCGCGCGCAATGCGGCCGAAGGCCTGGCAGGGCTCGTGGTGGTCGGGGTCGGTCCAGGTTGCGTGGTCCTGGTCGAACGGCGGTGTGTCCAGCGCCACGCCCCAGGTCTCGACGCGCACTTCGAACAGCGTCTGCGCGCGGGCGTCGATGCCCGGCAGCGCGGGGCTGTCGTTGAGGAAGCGCCAGCGCCAGTAGCCGAGTTCGGCGCAGGCGGTGCGGATCTCGTTGGCGCCGTAGAACACGCCCGGGTCCTGGCTGGCGCGAAAGCGCGAGCCCCAGGGCGAGGGCGGATAGCGGAACGGGGTGAACA harbors:
- a CDS encoding RES family NAD+ phosphorylase codes for the protein MSFTTWTPPAVASERRQFALTLWRAVEAQHVVSTMPLVDSLEEQAVLEAVLDAGKPAVPAEARHLHYLLFTPFRYPPSPWGSRFRASQDPGVFYGANEIRTACAELGYWRWRFLNDSPALPGIDARAQTLFEVRVETWGVALDTPPFDQDHATWTDPDHHEPCQAFGRIAREAGLGMIRYTSVRDPQHGPCGAVLTPRAFSHPAPLATTTWMLTVRRDRVIWQRDDLQQRDSFEFEAALWQRTTNSAGKG